The nucleotide sequence tacAGCTTCTACTACATGACTGGCGTTGACTTTCCCGACTGTGCCGTTACTTACGAAATCGCCATGGATCGTCTCACCCTCTGGATCCCTTACGCTGAGCCGCGACAGGTCTTGTATCATGGTCCAACTCCTGACGCAGCAGAGGCTATGCGCAAATACGACGTCGATGATGTTCGATATACTGCTCAGCTGTCCAAATTCCTTCATGGCCAACTTCGTCCTGAGAAGACTCTCTACGTCCTTCATTCTGATCAGGCTCCTAAGTTAACTGATCGACCACGTGGACAGACTCAGATCAACTGCTCCAAGCTGCGACCTGCCATGGATGAGGCCCGTGTAATCAAGACGGAATATGAAGTTGCACTCATCCGTCGCGCTTCACGTATCTCTGCCGCTGCTCATCGTGCTGTGGCTGAACGTCTCCTTACTATGCGCAATGAGCAAGATGTCGAGGCGGTTCTCCTTGCCGCCTGTACTTCACGTGGTGCTCACGCCCAGGCCTATCCTATTAttgctggcgctggtgtcAATGCTTCGATTCTACATTACGGAGCCAACAACCAGCCTCTTGAGGGCAAGCAACTGATCGTTGTCGATGCTGGTTGTGAGTACCAATGTTACGCCAGCGACATCACCCGTACTCTCCCTGTCAGTGGTTCCTTTTCTAAGGAAGCCTCTGCTATCTATTCTATTGTGCAGCGCATGCAGGAAGAGTGCTTAGCACGTGTTCGACCCGGCACTGTTTACTACGAACTTCAGCTTCATGCCAGCGATGTGGCTCTCCAAGGCCTGCGCAAGTTGGGTCTTCTGAAGGGCAACTTTGAGGAGATTCAAAAGGCGGGAACTGTCGCTGCTTTCTTCCCCCACGGTCTCGGCCATCATGTTGGTCTTGAGGTCCATGATGTCACTGGCTATGAGCGTCTCTTGATGAGAGATAACTTCCACGTCGAAGGTGGTAAGCGTGAGATGGTAACTGCTACGGCTTTGGTGGCCATGCATCGTATGGCTTCGTCTTCCCCGCCCACAAAGCCAAGACAGGCTCTTCAACCCAATATGATTGTGACAATTGAGCCAGGAATGTGAGTACTATACCTCCTTCGAAATTGAAGTCCATGAGCTAATTTATCGAAGCTACTTCTGCCGTCCTTTTATTGAGGGATACTTCCTGAACAACCCGTCACATGCCAAGTTCATTAACAAAGACCTTCTCGAGACATACTATCCAGTTGGTGGTGTTCGCATCGAAGATGACATCCTCGTCACACCCGGTGGCTATGAGAACTTGACCTCTGCTGCCCCCAAGGGCGACGAGATGCTTGATGTGATCAACGGCAGCTTTGAGAAGATTTGATGACGATATGAATGCCTGCATTTGGTTATGAAACTATCGGCGAGCAAGGCGAGCGAGTCTGAAATGTTTAGTGTTTGAATGCGTGGATAGTTAGTTATAGGTGGTCTGGGAGTGGTCTAATGGCATGAGTATATGGTCCaagtgatgagaatgagtcCTGGATACATAGTCTTTCAGATTTGCAATATTGATTTATGATTTTTTCTAATCATCATACTCATTTCTTTTGCTAACATAAAAACTCTCCCATGTACACACGGCTCATGCATCTAATTTACAAAGCACTGCAACCAATACCAAGGAACAAGACGTGAAGTCAAACCTCACTATCCAAATACAACTTCTCCCTTGAATCCGTGATCCCCCTCTTTTTAGCCTTTCTTCATGAGTTTACAGGTACTTCTTGGGCATGGATGAGCGTCGTTTCTTGTAAACTACATAAGCCGCAACGAGAAGACCCTGTGTTCCAAGGAAAACAAAGATAAGGAAGCGGTGGCCAGGAGTCTTGGCCATGACGGTCTCTGACAAAGAGTTATGGTGGTCAGAAAGCGTGTCCTTGAAGGTACGCTCGGTGGACTGCAGCTTGCGGTTGAGTTCCTTTCGGAGACCCTGGAtatccttctcgagctccAAGACACGGCTGTGCAGAGCAGTGATATCGTCGAGCTTACGCATATCAGCACGGAGCTGGCCAATCAGGGTAGTCAAGTCCTCGTGGCGCTTCTCGTCCTGCTGCTGATGGCGTGAGGAGGTGCGCTGCAGGGAGGCGAGCTGGTGGTTTGTGTTCTGGAGGCGGTTATGCAGATCCATGAACTGAGCCTTGGAAGTCTGGAAAATATCGGGATCTTCATCTGCGTACTCGCCGTCGTTTCGCTTGTTGTTACTGTTGGAGGTGTCCCTGACGGGTGGAACACGCTGGTTCTGATTCTGATTCTGATTCTGGCCCtggttttggttttggttttggttttggttttggttcTGCTTAGGAGGGTCACGAACAGAACCACTGTCGCTGTTATCAGCCATGACAACCATCTTGAAGACCTCAAAAGAATCAGGGTTATCAGGGGTAGCAGCAGTGACACCAAACTGATAGCCTGTGGGAATGCTGAACTTGTCTGACTCGAAGCACAGGTTACCATCCAACTCAACACGGAATGTCCTGGCGGTCTGTCGAAGCTTGACCTGCGAAGGTCGGCCGAGATTGCGGTAGTTGTAAGGGCAGTGGCCGAACGAgagctcatcgacattgCTTTGTCTCGAGTAATCGGTGTTTCCATCGTTCAAGAAACCTCGAACCATACCGCCGGAACCACCAGAAGTATCGATAACCAGAGCCAAACCGTCGAACTTTCCGACAGTGTAGATGCTTCCAGAGCCGATCGTAGCAGGACCGTTGCGAACAAGCCAGATGTTGAGGTTACCACGGCCACGATCAGGACCGTTGGCTCGGAAGTCAACATCGGCGATCCATTGGTTGCGAAGTAAAGGCTGCTGGCCCCAGACGGCACCTCGTTGGTTACCAGGAGCAAGAGGTGTCAAGATAATTCGGTTTGAGAGAACCTCGGGCGTGTTGGGGTTGCCTTGGACAGCAAAGTTGGGGATCTGTCCACGAGCTTCGGGTGGGCTTATCCTATAGACGCAGCATGGGTTAGCAACGTTGGATCCCTGGATAGTGAGTGCAGTACCACAAAAGTACAAAAAGGTAGAACAAACCTTCCAGCATGACCAAAACTGAGTTCACTGATGAGATACTGAGCCTGTGACAGGCTTGCTGCCAGCAGCGCAgccaaagagaaagagaccCTCATAGCAGCGTAAAGATGGATGCAGATGGGGACCAAAAGACGAAATAAGAACAAGGATAGAACAATATTCCAACCgcagacaagacaaagactagacaagacaagacaagacaccTGCACAAGGACGGACTCACTCTCCTTTTTCCCAAGATCGGGTCACGGAAAAAAACGAGCTCGGGAAGTTGAATGAAATGAGCCGAGTTGGTGGATGCAAGGCTGAGGTCTAAGGACACTTTGCACTATGCAGCCCCTGGAACAAGCGTATACCGTACGTACTTGGTGGTTGGAGTTTAGAGCGGGGGTTCACTATAGACCAACGATAAAGAATCAACCATGGAGCTCTGAAAGACACAATAACGAGGCATGTAACAGAAGAATTAAGATAacaagagaacaaagaatCTATCAGTCCATACTAAAGCACAACgagggagaaggaagagtctCACGGGCAACAGGCATtggcttgatgaagccaCATGCGATTATTCAACTCAGCCTTGAAAAGGGTTTTGTGGCGCAACCTAAGTTAACTGGAGCAGCGTGGCTTGATGATGCCCAGTAAAGAGCATCATTGGTGGATTTGttagctacctacctaaagAGATGGAAGCTGGCGAAAAGAGCTCGGGCCGTCGGTAGCTTCAAGGAGAATACGGTGAACCCCTTTCTAAGTGTTTTGAGATTGTGTGATATAATTGAATTGAATAATAGGTAAAGCAAAAATGGACAGTTTGGGAGTTGTTTTTGTTACTCAGACTTTGACACCTATGGCCAGAGTAGAGTCAAAGCTATACCCCTGTAAGTAACTCCATAGGTAGCTGGACCCCAGATTGGACATGTCTAGGAGGGTTCCTGGTTGCTTTAACGGCCTGAAAGTCTTAATCTAACATCAGATTCGTCATATAAGTATCTATCCAATAGATTCTGTCAACCCAATGGTGAAATGGGCTGTTTGAAGCTCTATTGTACCGGTTTCTTAGTTGTCAACTCATTCAATGCTAGGGTGTTTTAGTGGGGACATGCTTGAACAACCACCTCATGCCCAAAAAAAGAACACGAGccaatctccttctcgtcatGACTTGTATCAAGGTCTACTTCAACTAATCCCACAGCAACAAGGTCATGAGGCCATCTCCAGCTCCGCGACAACACAATTAGTGACCGCGCATCATGAGCGAACATTACCCAACACTTGCGCAGACCGCGCTTGTCGCTGCCGCCTTCAAAATCCTCCTGTTCCCCGCATAGTGAGTCTCGTTCCATCATATCCGTCGCGTGCCGTCGCTCACCACCCACCCAAAAGCAAATCGACCGACTTTGAAGTCCATCGCAATTGGctcgccatcaccaacagtctTCCCCTGGAGAAGTGGTACTTCGAAAAGACGTCGGAATGGACCCTGGATTATCCCCCCTTCTTCGCCTACTTCGAATGGATCCTCGCACACGTCGCCCGTCTGATTGATCCCCTCATGGTCAAAGTCTACAACCTCGATTACGAGAGCTGGCAAACCGTTTACTTTCAACGAACTTCTGTTATCATTACAGAGCTTGTGCTGGTCTGGGCCCTTCAGACCTTTATCGACAATGCGCCTCTCAAGTCCCGTCGCGCCGCTCAGGTCGCTGCTCTATCTATCATCCTTTCTCCCGGACTTCTCATTATTGACCATATCCACTTCCAGTACAATGGCTTCATGTACGGAATTCTTGTCAtgtctcttgttcttgctcGCGACAAGAATGAGCTGCTAACCAGTGGGCTCATCTTTGCTGCCCTCCTATGCTTCAAGCACATTTACTTGTACTTGGCGCCAGCTTATTTCGTATATCTCCTCCGAGCATATTGCCTGTCGTCTAAATCCATCTTCCGAATCCGATTCTTGAATTCGATCAAGCTGGGTTTGGGTATTGGAACCATCTTTGGAGCTGCTTTTGGACCATTTGCAGCTATGAATCAGATTCCTCAGCTGCTGAGCCGACTATTCCCTTTCTCTCGTGGCTTATGTCACGCTTACTGGGCGCCTAATGTCTGGGCTCTTTACTCTTTTGCGGACCGAATCTTGATTCACAGTAAGTTCCACCTTGATTCAGAACAGCTACAGCTACCTCAGCCATTGGTCTAACATTCTATAGTTGCTCCACGTGTTGGCTGGACTGTTGACAAGAACGCATTGCAGAGTGTCACTCGTGGCTTAGTTGGAGATACAGCTTTTGCCGTTTTGCCTGAAATCAGCCCAAGAACATGTTTCGTTCTTACACTGTTCTTCCAGGTCCTCCCTTTGATCAAGCTGTTCTCTCAACCAACCTGGGAGACGTTCATCGGTGCTGTCACCCTATGTGGCTatgcctcttttctctttggcTGGCATGTTCATGAAAAGGCcattcttcttgtcatcatccCCTTTAGTCTTATCGCCCTTCGAGACAGACGTCATCTCGGAGCCTTCCGGCCGCTGGCTGTTGCCGGTCATGTATCACTCTTCCCCCTGCTATTCACGCCGGCAGAATTTCCTATCAAGACACTCTATACTATCACCTGGCTTGTTGTCTTCCTGATGGCGTTTGATCGTCTTGCACCTGCTTCCAACAAGCCCAGGATCTTCCTCTTAGATCGGTTCAGTACACTTTACATTGCCGTGAGCATCCCACTCATCTTATACTGCTCACTCCTACACCAGATCATATTTGGCAAGAGCTATGAATTCCTTCCGTTGATGTTTACGAGCTCGTATACTGCGATTGGCGTGGTTGGAAGTTGGTTGGGATATATGGTTGTGTATTTCACAGCATGAAGTGTTGATGTTAGATACCCAGTAGATTTCATATCTTTTCTAAAAACACTGACTCTCACATGATGTTCTTCGAGCAAATCTAATCATTTTATTGACAATCTGGCAGCAGGAATAAACACTGCCAGACCTGTGCTTCAGAAGACCCTGAATCTATCCAGGGGCACAATCGGTCTAGCTGGCTTCTTATGGCCTATTCACGATTGTTTTTCATTCTATTGTGCTTTTTATACTCGTGCATGCGGAAGCAGTGGCAGACAAGTGTGAGATAGCATGCGATACCAATTGTGGAGCTTCATAGAGCACAAAGCTAGGTGATGGTTctggaggaggcggtggCTCCAGCTCTGGCTGTGACATAATGGCTCCTTTACCAGTGCCTAAAAGTGCAAAGACATTATATGTGGTCTAAGTATATTATGTCTGACTACTGGGGCTCGTTTGGGGGTATTTGTGAAGTGGTAGGGCTGTTTATAATTCCAATATGACTTACACAGCGCGTTTGACGGAGAGACCGGAGAGGCTCTTCTTCTATGTCATGATGCTCTGTTAATTCCAGGCAGTCTAAATATAAGTTCAATATATTGACAGAGTATAATATCCAGAGGCTCTTTGACTCTGAAATGCGATTTGCTGGTGATTATCGTGAGTGATTGTGGTATCAGGAGCTTACTTGGCGTCCCGAGATGACGGTCTGGAGTATCTCCAGGAGAATTCCAAGATTAAGCTATATTGAGCATAACTTCCCGAGCCTGCATTAGTTGTTTCCGAAACCTTGTTTTCTGGGTGCAGAGTGACGTGAGGATTATAAAGAGTCCAAGAACGTGGGCAAAAAGTTGAGTTAGGCTTGTTTTATAGGCGGGCAAAGTTGAATGATGGATCttagacgaggaggaggagggccaCGGGCCGACAGGGGTTGGAGGTGGAGAGGATGGAACGGATCCATGAGGagctaaactaaaaaaaaagctgGGACAACATGACAAGACGTTTTGACGCGCTTAGGATGTAGACACCAACAAAGCATGGATACAATATAATAGACAGTACACAAGTAAATTGTATGTAGTAATATATCATATATACACTTCTTGATATATCACTTCTCTCACTTTTAGTACCGTGTTAGTCTCATCCTCGGGTATCTGCAGCCgcattcttcatcaaagCATTGGATCGGACCCTACCTATTAATGTGCCAGCCGTGGAGGGTACCTCAGGGACGGGGCGGCATTGACTCCAAGTACCTGTACTTGCAAGTTACTGAATTATGGCCCATATCTTAGTGGCGGCCCGGGTATCTCTCAGCTCCCAGTGACCCACCGTACTACCGGGACCTGACCTGCCCTGCCCGTTAAACTCCCTCCCGCCAGCCCAGGTCGCGTACTTGTAGCccgcttcttttccttctttagatcttcttttcttcctacATCATTCTCCTCACTCTAGTCACGCCCGCAACTTGTCTCTGCCTCGACAGCGTCTGCGCATTGCAAGAGATATATCGTATATCATCTTTTCCGCGTCTTATACCTTGCTTCTTCGCTCTCCGCTACGTGCGAGCGAGCGTGTAAGTCGTTCAACTCCGGACTCCGTCTCTCGAGGAGCCCACCCCCGGTTTCTATTTCCCACCTGCGCGCCCGCGTTCTCCTCGATCCGCCCACGCAAAACGAAGCGACCCCAAATTTCACCTTAGCACCGTTCTTCAACGTCGCGTCTTCCACCACAATCACCCTCGTGCTCATGCTGCAATATAGCATCGCTTTCAACCTTCAATCTTGTTAGTGGGGGCAGGCTATACCTTAGCCTTGCAGGTGGTTTCTATTGCACATCCGACTCGGCCGCTTGCGCCTCGATTACTTGATCATGGTACGCGCTTCTCTTGCTTGCCTCTTGGCCACTTCGCCTTTGCTAAACGAGTATCACCAGGTCCTCTTCAAACGTAAACCGGTCCGCTTCTTGCCGGCACAGGAaattgaagatgagaataCTGAGGTACGGCTAACTTAACATagctatagatttttttTGCAATAGCTGAACAGAAATAGGTTTGGCACATTCCTCAAACAGGGGAGATCTTTACCTCATATGAGGACTATCTTGATCGGTAAGTGCCATGTATCACCTGAGTCCAATATTACACCTTACTTACACAATTCTTAGAATGGATTTCTATAAACAGGTTAGCTATGATATCTGGTTTACACCTTGACGTCCCTTGCTTACCCATCCTGCAGCGTCGCTTTAATGATCAGATTACAGGCCATTCCGGTCTAACTTTCTTTGAAGCTCTGAAGAGCGAGGTTTGTTTTGCAAACTTTGATTTATTGTTCAACGGCTAACAATTGGCTTAGCTTGCTGGTGGCAAAGAAGTCGAAGCTTCATTTCCCGAGGCGTTGAAAGGCCCTATACTGCGTAAGGTGCAGTTTCAGACCGTTTCTCGCCTGGATAACCTCGTTGATCAAATCTACGACGAGTTCAAGCATGACTATTACCCTGGTGAAGAGGTCACAGTGACCATGAAGGGAGGCGATCGCGCTCATGGACTGGTCCGCGACAAGACAACTTTTGGTCCCCGTGCTCTTCCTGATGGAACTCACTCTTTACCTACAACTCGCTATCTGGTGGATCTCAAGGACACAGAACAGGACACGATTGTAACCGATGAACACATCTGTCGCGACCGGGGTATCTTCACCAAGGCGATGCTTCGATCTttcatcaagaagactgtCACTCGCGACGCATGGAATGGGGCACCGTGGTTAGTTAAGCATGACTATGCGAGCCAGTATCATATCGATACTCGTGTTCCTCCTCACCTTCGGTATGACACAAAGGTCATGGAGCGTAAACAGCTGCAGGCCCAGAAGCGAGCCCACCTCAGCCATGACACCAACGGTCATGATCTGACTTCTGCACTTCATTCTGGTCCAGTACGTCTGCCGGAACTCAAGCCGGCTCCCAAGAGTAAGGCGAAGCCTGGTCAGCCGGGATCTGGTTCAAAAGGTCTCAAGTGGCCTCTTAATATGCCTGTTCATGGCAGCAACCCATTCAGCTCTCCTTCGGACTATGGAATCCAGACACCAATCCAGCGTGAACCTACGCCGCCTCCTCccccacctcctcctcccccgaAATATCCCATCGAAGATTTGCAGCTTGAGCCCCGAGATGATCGCAAACGTCCACCGCTCAAATTCCTTTGCAGAAACCCACCTGTAAAGGTTGAAAACGACGACATGCCGCAGAGTGAGTATTGCGACAAGATTGATATGGAATCGATTGGCCCATTGCTGGAGACTTGGGACACCTTAAATGTGTACTGCGAGGTGTTTAAGCTGGACTCGTTCACATTTGACGATTATGTTGAGACTCTCTGCTTTGCGTCAGAGGAGGTTCCGATTCAGTTGCTTGACGAGATCCATTGCTCAGTATTGAAGATTCTGGTGGACTCTGAAGCCGATGGTGGCAAGGTTCGCATCACTTTACCCGAagtcgacgaagaagatagcGACGAGGACAGCGATGAGGATGCTAGTGCTCTGCCAACTCCTGAACCCGAGGCTCGGCCAGTGGGGCGAGCTACCCGCAGCAGTCTTGCTAAGGCGGAGGCAGAACGTTTGGCTGCCGAGGCCGCGGCCGCTGAGAAGGAAAGCGAGGAGGAGACCAAGCATCGCGCCGAGCAACTTCTCAAGGATTACGACTGGATCGAACACCTGCGAAAGCGAGACTTTACTAACGGAGGATGGGAGCGAATCATGGTTGGCCTTCTCCATCAGTTATCAAAGAACGAACGTCGTCATGAGGTCTGCGAGGAGCTCTTGCACCTCCTTGTGCCTGCTGGAGTTGACGCTACTCAAGAAACTGTCAAGCAGCGATACGCCCAACTCGATGTTAACCAGCGGGTCAAGGCTTTGCAGATAATCTGCATGCTGACCACTGAGACCAAGGCCATGCGAGGCTACATGGAAGATTGCAGCGAAACCATGACCACCTACCGCAAGGAGAGGATCGAATGGCAGCGGCAACGTAAGCAAGCGTAAGTCAAGAGCCAATCTTGCCCATCTGGCAGCGAATGCTAACAATCTATGCAGCATTGAAGATCTACGCCAACTCAATGAGCAGAAAAAGATCCTCCTACCAGAGAACATGCCTCCTTCCCCGCcgaaggaagaggatgggGACGTGAAAATGGCTGATCCCGAAGATTCCATTATCTCACGAGGGGGAGACGGCGAAGAAACGGAAGATGACCCATCGGCTCGCAAGCGCCGACGACCTCAGACGGCTAAGCAGCGTaagcaagaggaagaagaggttcgcaagaaagagaaggcagCCAAGGTTGCCAAGACGCCTAAGCCGCCAGCCCAATCAAAGCAGTTCATCAAACTCTTGAAGGACATtcagaagaaagaggaagtCGTCAAAAAGTGTGAGGACGAGATTGCCGTCATCGAAAACGATCTGCGCGAGGCTGACTGCCCACGAACCCGAGTGCTCGGAAAGGATCGCTTCTGGAACCGGTACTATTGGTTTGAACGAAATGGCATGCCGTATGGTGGGCTTCCTGATAGCTCGACTGCATCAGCCGATTACGCTAACGGCCTGATCTGGGTTCAAGGACCTGACGAGCTTGAGCGAGAAGGATACATCGACCTGCCTGCTGAGCTCCAGGAAGAGTACAAGGAAAAGTTTAACATGACTGTTCCTGAGCGAAAGGCTATGGAAGAGGCCAACACCAGTGTCTTCAACGCACACCAGTGGGGTTACATCTCGGAGCCGGCGCATGTAGATGAGCTCATCAAATGGCTAGACCCTCGTGGTTTCAACGAACTCAAGCTTCGAAAGgagctcttgagcttcaaggacaagatcgCCAAGCATATGGAGAGCCGCAAGGCCTACCTGTccaaggaggaagatggtgagaagaaagaggagaatCACAAGCGAATGAGCACTCGCATCCGGGACAAGTCGCCGGAAGTGCCCAACTATCGCAGTCTCCAGTGGGAGAACACGACCGCGCTGGAGGAACTAGGACACTTACACAGTGACCCCCCGCCACCTCCCAGATCTCGAAAGCAGACACGAAAGCGGGAGGCCGTTAACGACGCGCCAGCCCCAGCAGCAAAGtctcgacgacgatgaaaAAGTTATAAGTTGCTTATGGAGTGATATCCGTCTCGTATCAAAATGGTGTCTGATGTGTGAATTGGCTGCAAAGCAAAGGAAAGAATATGGAAAGCATCCAGAAAAGGATATCGATGGATTTTTTTACAGCGGACTTGGGGATGGTCACAGCGTGTTGATTTTGGCGCAAAGCCTATGGATTGAAGGAGTCTTAGAGCAAAAGGCGTTCGGTTCCTATATTTGCTTTTGTGGAAGGGGTTTcggggagggagaggaacGGAACGCATCCAATGGCATCGCATCACATGGCAACCGGCAGCATTTGGGAGTGGCatagagagaaagaaatattGTAACTACCTAGATTAGAGGCTCAGGAACTGGGCTCTTGTTTGTATGAGACAAAGGCAAGACAAAATCAATGAAAACATACTTGCTAGATAGATCGACCCGAGGACTCGGCACATGTGATGCTCCCGGTCCTTTTttgttattttatttatggATCGAGATCGACCAGCCAACCAAAAGTGATGCATCATGGTCGCATATCGTATTTAGGGTGGCCATATTTGGAACCTTGGCCGAGACTAATCGGCCATATAAATTTGAGGCTTCCGGATGTTTTGAGAAGTTGTCATAGACTCACTCGATTTCCATTATTGTCGATTGATTCATCTTGATACACAGTTTCAAACCGTTCACAATTAAGCACCTAATCATGGCTTCAAACGAACTACCCCAcgtcaagctcttctggtATGTCTCATTTAGACATTGGTCACTGAAATGCTAACCAATTCAGGCTCGAGAAGTCGCGCTCCCAGCGCATCCTCTGGCTGCTGCAGGAGCTCAATCTGCCCTATGAGCTTGAGATCTTCCACCGCAACAAGAAGACTATGATGGCTCCCCCGGAGCTGCAAAAGGTGCACCCGCTGGGCAAGTCGCCTGTGATCCAGATCAAGCCTGCTGGCGCCGCTGAAGACGCTGAGCCCATCACCCTGGCTGAGAGTGGCTTCATCACTCAGTATCTTGCGGAGAACGTGCCTGAGGGTAAGAAGCTGGTACCTCAGCGATGGAAGGAAGGTATGGAGGGCAAGATTGGTGGCGAGACTGAGGCTTGGATGAGATATCAGTACTATCTTCACTATTGTGAGGGTACTCTCATGCCTCCTCTGGTCATGGCCCTCGTTATCAGCGGTATGTCAGCTATCTCTCTCCTCCCGCCTCAATCAGCAACACTAACTCGATATACAGCCCTCAAGTCTCCCCAGGTTCCCTTCTTCATCCGCCCCATATCAGCAATCCTCGCCAACCGcatcttctcggccttcaTCTTCCCCAACGTGCACGTTAATCTCAAGATGATTGAAGGTCACCTTGCTACATCAGGTGGCAAGTACATCTGTGGACCGCAACTCACTGCCGCGGATATTCTCTTGAGCTTCCCATTGATTGCTGCCAAAGAAGATCTCGACAACTTTGGAAGCTTTGAGAATGGCTCCTGGAAGTCAGAGTTTCCGAAAGTAGCCGAGTATATTGAGTTGattgagaatgaagagggCTACAAGAAGAGTGTAGAGAAgattgttgagattgatggAGAGTTTTCTGCTACTCTTCGACCGGGACAATGAACTTGAAGCAACTGGATAGAAACGAGGTATTGATTTATTAGAGAACAAGTATAAATGAAGATGCAACTTTGAACTATTGAATTTTATAATCCCAGAAGCGACATAGACGGTAAGCACTAAATACCAGCGAATAAGTTGTTTTATCTCTCCATTCGGTAGGGACTTACCCGGTATATGCCACACCGAAATTTACCGAGGTGGGAAGCACAAACGCATTTTGATTGGCTCCTCAccttcaagaacatcaacttGATGAAAATAGGTAGTGACCCTCAACTGACTGAGCTACATATTGCAACTGCATCCACCAAAACCCTCCTGGGGTCTTCACGCCATGTACGCATCTCGGACAGCCTGTTCAAGATGCTCATCACAGTTGCGATCAGTTCCGACCTCAGCCAAGCGGCTTGGGGCTGCAGCTTCGTATTCAACCACAGCTGATATTCCTGATACACCCAGGATCAGAACAAGGACAGCTTCACAGTCAGCCAACACCAGCAGAGAGTCAAAACAATCCCACAATGGACCGATTTCATGGGCAAATGCATTCAATCATAAACAGAAATCAGAGCAGGACCCTGCATTGGCACTTTTCAAAGAAATCGTGAGCCGTGCCGATCATGAAGCCACCCCAAGCACCGAGGCTGTCAATGGACCTATGCCTGTAGTCACTGAGATTGAAATCAGCGCAAGACTCAAGGAAGTCATGTCCAGAGGATTCAACCCCAAGGAGCGCTATAACATCTTCCGCGATGAAATCTGGCCCAGTATCGTCGGTCTTGAAGGCCAGATCCCTAAGACTATCTACACAGCTGTAACCCAACTGCTCAGCAGTGAGTGTGAACACATGTTTCAAAATGGTCTATTCAAGAACAGCTACGACATAGCTGAGAAGTACCGGGCGCTTGGGGACTATAGCCTTCGCATACGAAACGATCTCATTCTCAACATGTGTGCTAAGCTCTTACAGCACAAGAATGAGTCCAATAGCCGCACCGCAATAAGGCTGGAGATTCTCAAAATGTGGCAGCATATCTCCCAGCTCAAGCGACCCAGTGAAGCCGATAAGGAGGCGCGCTTCGCACTACCCAGCGTCACAGAGGTGTTGAAGGATGCAGAGTATAGCAGGGATGACTCCCCGGCACAAGCAGGGACACAGGCATCTCGAGCGTTGGCCTCTT is from Fusarium musae strain F31 chromosome 4, whole genome shotgun sequence and encodes:
- a CDS encoding hypothetical protein (MEROPS:MER0001733~EggNog:ENOG41); the protein is MTAAVKAAVVTSIPVCSKKLCLENQRLLTYREAKLHARKVVKELGVTDGLIYLPGEPTRLYEDSDQSPPFKQRRYFYYMTGVDFPDCAVTYEIAMDRLTLWIPYAEPRQVLYHGPTPDAAEAMRKYDVDDVRYTAQLSKFLHGQLRPEKTLYVLHSDQAPKLTDRPRGQTQINCSKLRPAMDEARVIKTEYEVALIRRASRISAAAHRAVAERLLTMRNEQDVEAVLLAACTSRGAHAQAYPIIAGAGVNASILHYGANNQPLEGKQLIVVDAGCEYQCYASDITRTLPVSGSFSKEASAIYSIVQRMQEECLARVRPGTVYYELQLHASDVALQGLRKLGLLKGNFEEIQKAGTVAAFFPHGLGHHVGLEVHDVTGYERLLMRDNFHVEGGKREMVTATALVAMHRMASSSPPTKPRQALQPNMIVTIEPGIYFCRPFIEGYFLNNPSHAKFINKDLLETYYPVGGVRIEDDILVTPGGYENLTSAAPKGDEMLDVINGSFEKI
- the ALG8 gene encoding glycosyl transferase (EggNog:ENOG41~CAZy:GT57), whose product is MSEHYPTLAQTALVAAAFKILLFPAYKSTDFEVHRNWLAITNSLPLEKWYFEKTSEWTLDYPPFFAYFEWILAHVARLIDPLMVKVYNLDYESWQTVYFQRTSVIITELVLVWALQTFIDNAPLKSRRAAQVAALSIILSPGLLIIDHIHFQYNGFMYGILVMSLVLARDKNELLTSGLIFAALLCFKHIYLYLAPAYFVYLLRAYCLSSKSIFRIRFLNSIKLGLGIGTIFGAAFGPFAAMNQIPQLLSRLFPFSRGLCHAYWAPNVWALYSFADRILIHIAPRVGWTVDKNALQSVTRGLVGDTAFAVLPEISPRTCFVLTLFFQVLPLIKLFSQPTWETFIGAVTLCGYASFLFGWHVHEKAILLVIIPFSLIALRDRRHLGAFRPLAVAGHVSLFPLLFTPAEFPIKTLYTITWLVVFLMAFDRLAPASNKPRIFLLDRFSTLYIAVSIPLILYCSLLHQIIFGKSYEFLPLMFTSSYTAIGVVGSWLGYMVVYFTA
- a CDS encoding hypothetical protein (EggNog:ENOG41) — translated: MASNELPHVKLFWLEKSRSQRILWLLQELNLPYELEIFHRNKKTMMAPPELQKVHPLGKSPVIQIKPAGAAEDAEPITLAESGFITQYLAENVPEGKKLVPQRWKEGMEGKIGGETEAWMRYQYYLHYCEGTLMPPLVMALVISALKSPQVPFFIRPISAILANRIFSAFIFPNVHVNLKMIEGHLATSGGKYICGPQLTAADILLSFPLIAAKEDLDNFGSFENGSWKSEFPKVAEYIELIENEEGYKKSVEKIVEIDGEFSATLRPGQ